The following DNA comes from Pseudomonas sp. Tri1.
GTGCGTGGGTGCAGCTCGCCGCTTTCCTTGTTCAGGAAAAACGGGATCGGCACGCCCCAGTTGCGCTGGCGGGAGATGCACCAGTCGGGACGGTTGGCGATCATCGAGTGCAGGCGCGCCTGGCCCCAGGCCGGCACGAATTTAGTGTCTTCGATGGCCTTGAGGGATCGCTGGCGCAGGGTGTCGCCAGTGGTGGGCTGCTTGTCCATGCCGATGAACCACTGCGCGGTGGCGCGGTAGATCAGCGGGGTCTTGTGGCGCCAGCAGTGCATGTAGCTGTGTTCGATGACGGTGGTGTGCAACAGCGCGCCGACTTCGGTCAGCTTGTCGACGATGGCCGGGTTGGCTTTCCAGATGAACTGGCCGCCGAAGAATTCCAGCGACGGCACGTACACGCCATTGCTCTGCACCGGGTTGAGGATGTCGTCGTTGACCATGCCGTATTTCTTGCAGGTCACGAAGTCGTCAACGCCATAGGCCGGCGCGGAGTGAACCACGCCAGTGCCCGCACCCAGTTCCACGTAGTCGGCCAGGTACACCGGCGACAGGCGATCATAGAACGGGTGACGGAAATTGATCAGCTCCAGCGCCGAACCTGGCGCGGTGGCAACCACCGAACCTTCGAGGCTGTAGCGGGCCAGGCAGGATTCGACCAGCTCTTCGGCCAGCACCAGCAGCTTGTCGCCGACGTCGACCAGGGCGTAGTTGAACTCCGGGTGGACGTTCAGCGCCTGGTTGGCCGGGATGGTCCACGGGGTGGTGGTCCAGATCACGATCGCGGCCGGTTTGGCCAGCTTGCCCAGGCCGAAAGCGGCGGCGAGCTTGTCTTCATCGGCAATCGGGAACGCGACGTCGATGGTCGAGGACTTCTTGTTTTCGTACTCGACTTCCGCCTCGGCCAGGGCCGAACCGCAATCGAAGCACCAGTTCACCGGCTTGAGGCCCTTGAACACGAAGCCGCCCTCGACGATTTTCGCCAGGGCACGGATTTCGCCGGCTTCGTTCTTGAAGTCCATGGTCTTGTACGGATTGGCGAAGTCGCCCAGCACGCCAAGGCGAATGAATTCGGACTTCTGCCCTTCGATCTGCTCGGTGGCGTAGGCACGGCACAGCTCGCGGGTCTTGTCCGCGCCCAGGTTCTTGCCGTGGGTCACTTCGACCTTGTGCTCGATCGGCAGGCCATGGCAGTCCCAACCCGGGACATACGGCGCATCAAAACCCGACAGGGTCTTGGAGCGGATGATCATGTCCTTGAGAATCTTGTTCAGCGCGTGACCGATGTGAATGGTGCCATTGGCGTACGGAGGGCCGTCGTGCAGGACGAACTTCGGACGATCCTTGCCAATTTCGCGCAACTTTCCGTACAGGCCAATGCTGTCCCAACGCTGCAGAATCTGTGGTTCGCGCTGAGGCAGGCCGGCCTTCATTGGGAAGGCGGTGTCCGGAAGGTTTAGCGTGGCTTTATAGTCGGTCATTTAAGGCTCTTCATTAGCGATTGGCGCTGGTTGCGACAAGGGCACGGGCGGCGGCGATATCTGCATTGATCGCCGTCTTGAGCGCCTCCAGAGAGGCAAAACGCTGCTCTTCACGCAGCTTTTGGTGGAAAACCACCGTCAAACGCCGGTCATACAGATCGCCGGCAAAATCCAGAACATGTACTTCGAGGTGGGCCTTGCCATCCCCTTGGACCGTGGGCCGTACGCCGATATTGGCGACACCGGGCCAGGTCTTGCCGTCGATCTCGACACTCACCAGGAACACCCCGGTCAACGGTACACGACGACGCTTGAGTTGCACGTTGGCCGTCGGCGTGCCCAATTGGCGCGCCAGTTTCTGCCCGTGCAGGATCCGCCCGGCAATCCGGTACGGCCGGCCGAGCAAGCGCTCGGCCAATTCGAAGTCGCC
Coding sequences within:
- the ileS gene encoding isoleucine--tRNA ligase is translated as MTDYKATLNLPDTAFPMKAGLPQREPQILQRWDSIGLYGKLREIGKDRPKFVLHDGPPYANGTIHIGHALNKILKDMIIRSKTLSGFDAPYVPGWDCHGLPIEHKVEVTHGKNLGADKTRELCRAYATEQIEGQKSEFIRLGVLGDFANPYKTMDFKNEAGEIRALAKIVEGGFVFKGLKPVNWCFDCGSALAEAEVEYENKKSSTIDVAFPIADEDKLAAAFGLGKLAKPAAIVIWTTTPWTIPANQALNVHPEFNYALVDVGDKLLVLAEELVESCLARYSLEGSVVATAPGSALELINFRHPFYDRLSPVYLADYVELGAGTGVVHSAPAYGVDDFVTCKKYGMVNDDILNPVQSNGVYVPSLEFFGGQFIWKANPAIVDKLTEVGALLHTTVIEHSYMHCWRHKTPLIYRATAQWFIGMDKQPTTGDTLRQRSLKAIEDTKFVPAWGQARLHSMIANRPDWCISRQRNWGVPIPFFLNKESGELHPRTVELMEAVAKRVEVEGIEAWFKMDAAELLGDEAPLYDKISDTLDVWFDSGTTHWHVLRGSHPMGHESGPRADLYLEGSDQHRGWFHSSLLTGCAIDDHAPYRELLTHGFTVDESGRKMSKSLGNVIAPQKVNDTLGADIMRLWVASTDYSGEMAVSEQILQRSADAYRRIRNTARFLLSNLTGFNPATDLLPAEEMLALDRWAVDRTLLLQRELQEHYGEYRFWNVYSKIHNFCVQELGGFYLDIIKDRQYTTGANSKARRSCQTALFHISEALVRWIAPILAFTADELWQYLPGERNESVMLNTWYEGLTELPQGFELDRAYWDRIMAVKAAVNKEMEIQRAAKAVGGNLQAEVTLYAEEALGCDLAKLGNELRFVLITSTASVAPFVQAPADAVVTEVSGLKLKIVKSNHTKCARCWHCREDVGVNPEHPEICGRCVDNISGSGEVRHYA